One window from the genome of Oryctolagus cuniculus chromosome 1, mOryCun1.1, whole genome shotgun sequence encodes:
- the OR5J2 gene encoding olfactory receptor 5J2 → MAEENVSVVTEFILLGLTDRAELKVVLFVLFLVIYSITVVGNLGMIFLIRITPKLHTPMYFFLSCLSLVDACYSSVIAPKMLISFLVERESISFPACIAQHLFFGVFITTEGFLLSAMAYDRYVAIANPLLYNVAMSRRKCVVLLAGSFTGGLINSLTHTISLGRLSFCGPNVVSHFFCDVPPLLKLSCSDTSMNEFLLLTFSGIIATGTFLIVIISYIFIAVAILKIHSASGRKKAFSTCASHLTAVSIFYGTLSFSYIQPSSQYSVEQEKVVSVFYTLVIPMLNPLIYSLRNKEVKDAVRRALGSTHFSCESYC, encoded by the coding sequence ATGGCGGAAGAGAATGTTTCGGTTGTTACTGAGTTTATTCTTCTGGGGTTGACAGATCGTGCTGAACTCAAAGTTGTCCTATTTGTGCTGTTCCTGGTGATCTATTCCATCACCGTGGTGGGGAATCTGGGTATGATCTTCTTAATCCGAATCACACCGAAGctccacacacccatgtacttcttccttagCTGCCTTTCACTTGTGGACGCCTGCTATTCATCCGTCATTGCTCCAAAAATGCTGATCAGCTTCTTGGTTGAGAGAGAATCCATTTCTTTCCCTGCCTGCATAGCACAGCACTTGTTTTTTGGAGTGTTCATTACCACGGAAGGTTTCTTGCTTTCAGCGATGGCTTacgaccgctatgtggccattgCCAACCCTTTGCTTTACAACGTGGCCATGTCCAGGAGAAAGTGTGTCGTGCTGCTGGCTGGGTCCTTCACGGGTGGCCTGATTAACTCGTTGACACACACCATTAGCCTGGGGAGACTCTCCTTTTGTGGACCCAATGTTGTGAGCCACTTCTTCTGTGATGTTCCCCCTCTGCTGAAGCTGTCATGTTCTGATACGTCTATGAATGAGTTTTTGCTTTTAACCTTCTCTGGAATCATTGCCACGGGCACGTTCTTGATCGTGATTATTTCCTATATATTCATCGCCGTCGCTATTCTGAAAATCCACTCAGCCTCAGGCAGGAAGAAAGctttctccacctgtgcctctcacctGACTGCTGTGAGCATATTCTACGGAACCTTGAGTTTCAGCTACATTCAGCCAAGCTCCCAGTATTCTGTGGAGCAGGAGAAGGTGGTTTCTGTGTTCTATACACTGGTGATTCCTATGTTAAACCCACTGATTTACAGTTTGCGAAACAAGGAGGTCAAGGATGCTGTGAGAAGGGCCCTGGGCTCCACACATTTCTCATGTGAAAGTTACTGTTAA
- the LOC100350465 gene encoding olfactory receptor 8K5-like, which yields MEQKNLTMPTAFILMGVTRQHELQLPLFCLFFSIYMITVVGNLGMVILTQVDPHLHTPMYFFIKHLAFIDLGNSTVICPKMLVNFVVDANIISYYACATQLAFFLMFIISEFFILSAMAYDRYVAICNPLLYNVIMSPRLCLLLVGIPYLYSTFQALLFTIKIFTLPFCGSNIINHFYCDDVTLVPMLCSDSQEIELLIILFSAFNLISSLLVVLLSYTLILLAICRMNSAEGRKKAFSTCGSHLTVVVVFYGSLLFMYLQPKSTHSFETDKMASVFYTLVIPMLNPLIYSLRNKEVKNALYRVFKNQCKLCM from the coding sequence ATGGAGCAAAAGAATCTAACAATGCCAACTGCGTTCATTCTGATGGGAGTGACAAGGCAGCATGAGCTACAGCTCCCCCTcttttgtctcttcttttctATCTACATGATCACAGTGGTGGGAAACCTAGGCATGGTCATTTTGACACAGGTGGATCCTCACCTACACAcacctatgtatttttttatcaAACATTTAGCTTTCATAGATCTTGGCAATTCCACTGTCATTTGCCCCAAAATGTTGGTTAATTTTGTTGTGGATGCAAATATCATTTCCTATTATGCATGTGCTACACAGTTGGCTTTCTTCCTTATGTTCATTatcagtgaatttttcattttatcagccatggcctatgaccgctatgtAGCTATATGTAACCCTCTGCTCTACAATGTTATCATGTCTCCAAGACTTTGTCTCCTCCTGGTGGGCATTCCATACCTCTACAGTACATTTCAGGCTCTGCTGTTCACTATTAAGATTTTTACCTTGCCTTTCTGTGGCTCTAACATCATCAACCATTTCTACTGTGATGATGTTACCTTGGTACCTATGCTTTGTTCAGATTCACAGGAAATAGAATTATTAATCATACTCTTTTCAGCATTTAATTTGATCTCCTCCCTCCTGGTAGTCCTACTCTCTTACACACTGATTCTGTTAGCCATATGTCGAATGAACTCTGCAGAGGGCAGGAAGAAGGCTTTTTCCACCTGTGGCTCCCATCtgacagtggtggtggtgttCTATGGGTCTCTACTCTTTATGTACCTGCAGCCCAAATCCACTCACTCCTTTGAGACTGATAAAATGGCTTCTGTGTTTTATACGTTAGTGATTCCCATGCTAAATCCTCTGATTTATAGCTTACGGAACAAAGAGGTGAAAAATGCCCTCTACAGGGTATTTAAAAATCAGTGCAAACTTTGTATGTAG